A region of the Stutzerimonas stutzeri genome:
CATCGCACGCCAAGACATGGCGAAAATATCGCGTCAGCGGCGAGCTGGCTTGCCCGTTACCTGCGGCGAGATCCAGTGCTGTGTCGGTCGTTGCGCACTGGTTTGCGAGCCAGCTGAACAGCGCCTCGGGGTAAGTCGGGCGAAAGCGTGCATAGTCAGTAGAGCGGCTAGAGAACAGCTGAATGCTATCGCTGGCTGGCTTAGCCGTAGGTGCTTCGCTGGCAGACATGGCAGTGTTCCATGATTGGAATACCGCAAGTATAGAAGCACCGCCGCGCTCTGCTGGCGGCGGTGCCTACCGGTCAGAGACCTGGCAGATGCTGGCGAATGCTCGCGACGAGTTCGTCGAGGCTGCCTGCGTCCTGCGTATCGACGCGACGACTGTGGAGGCGCTCGCTTTCGCTTAGCGCTTCGCGGCTGGCTTGCTGGGCGTGTACTACGTCCATGGTGGCGTCGGATGGGTCGACACCTTCTGCCTGACGTTGCGCCAGCCACTGGGCGATCACCGCATCGGGAGCCTGGCAATCGAGAATCAGGAAGGGCACGCCGGTGGTCTCTGCCGCCTGCCAAGCATCCTGACGTTGCTGTTGTTTCAGGTATGCGGCATCGATCACCACGGAGAAGCCTGCCTGTAGCGCAGTTGTCGCCAGCTGGTGCAGGCGCTGATAGGTCTCGTCGCTGGCCTGCCGGCTATAGATGCCGGTATCGAGTTGGCCCTGCTGCGCCTCGGACTGCTCGCCGTGCAGGCGTTTGCGTTCGACATCCGAACGCAGCCGTATCGCGCCAAGAGCCTCGACCAGACGCAGTGCGACATGGCTCTTGCCAACGGCGGATACGCCATGGGTGATCGCGAGAAAGCGTGAGGGAATGGCGCTGTAGCTCTCGGCCAGGTTGGCGTAGCTGCGGTACTGGCGCACGATCACTTTGCGCTGCACGGCGTCCTGCTCTTGATACAGGCGGAACAGGCTGACCTTGGCACGCACCAGTGCACGATAGGCCTTGTACAGATTCAGCAGCGCCAGTGCCGCATAGTCGCCGGTGTGCTCAAACCAGCCATTGATGAATCGGCGCGCCTGGCACTTCAGGCCACGGTCTTCGAGGTCCATCGCCAGGAATGCGGCATCGGAAGCGACATCGATCAAGCGGAACGGCTCGTTGAACTCGATGCAATCGAACAGCACGACGCTGCCATCGATCAATGTGGCATTGCCCAAGTGAAGGTCGCCGTGGCACTCGCGGACAAAACCCTGCTGGCAGCGCTGATCAAGCAACGGGCGCAGGCGCTCGACACTGGTCTCGGTCCACTCTTCGAGCGCGTCCAGCTGGCGCAGATCCGCCGCTTCGCTGAGTAGCGGTCGAATCTGCTCGAAGTTCTGCCGCATCGGCGCGACGATTGCGTCGGCGCTGCGCAGTGCATGCCCCTCCGGTACCTGAGGAGTGCTCTGGTGAAACTGTGCGATTTGCTCGGCCAGCGCGTCGATATGCGCATCCGTCAGCTCGCCCCGTGCCTGCAGCTCGGCCAGCAGCTGGGTCTGCGGAAATTCGCGCATCTTCAATACGTATTCGAAGGGTTCACCTGTACCGTTGATCTCTGGTGCCTCTGGCGAGCCGCTGACGGGCAGCACTTCGAGGTAAAGATCCGGTGCCATGCGCTGATTGAGGCGCAGCTCCTCTTCGCAGAAATGCTTGCGCGCCGCGAGATCGGTGAAATTGAGGAAGCCGAAGTCCACTGGCTTCTTGATTTTGTACGCGTAAGTGCCGGTGAGGATCACCCAGGAAATGTGGGTTTCGATGACCCTGCATCCCTCGGCGGGGTGCGGATAACACGCAGGGTTCTGCAGGGCGGCGATCAGTGCTTGGCTCACGGTCATTCCTTGTTGAAGTTCTTGAACGGGCGTGCGAGTCCACTGCAAAGCAGTTCACACAGTCGAAAAGTCGCTGGCATTATGGCCGTTGAGCGGTGCACTGCAAACTGCTGAGAGGCCGTCGGTCCGTCGCTGCAAAGTGCGTATAATGCGCCGCCATGACTAAACCTCGCTCCTCTCGTACACGCTCCAAGCGCCGCTCTGCGGGCGCTCGCCCCTGGTTGGGCTGGGCGATCAAACTGTCCATTGTCGGCCTGGTAATCCTGGCCGGTTTCGCTATCTATCTCGATGCCGTAGTGCAGGAGAAGTTTTCCGGCAAGCGCTGGACGATCCCGGCCAAGGTCTATGCGCGGCCGCTGGAGCTGTTCGTGGGCCAGAAGTTGGACAAGAACGACTTCTTGGCGGAATTGGACGCGTTGGGCTATCGCCGCGAAAAGGCGGTCAGCGGTCCGGGCGGGGCTTCTGTCGCGGGCAACGACATCGAATTGCATACCCGCGGCTTTCAGTTTTACGAAGGAGCGGAGCAGTCGCAGCGACTGCGGGTGCGCTTCTCCGGCGATTTTGTTGCCGGTCTGAACGCGGGCAACGGCAGCGCCACGCCCGTTGCTCGCCTTGAACCTGTGCTGATTGGCGGGCTGTACCCGGCGCATAACGAGGACCGGATTCTGATCAAGCTCGATCAGGTGCCGCCATATCTGATAGAGACACTTGTGGCGGTGGAGGACCGTGAGTTCTTCAATCACTTCGGTGTGTCACCCAAGTCGATTGCTCGCGCCGTATGGGTCAACCTGACCGCGGGCCAGGTCCGGCAGGGTGGTAGTACTCTTACTCAGCAGTTGGTAAAGAACTTTTACCTGACCAATGAGCGCAGCCTCAACCGCAAGGCCACCGAGGCGATGATGGCGGTGCTGCTGGAGTTGCATTACGGAAAAGAGGAAATCCTCGAAGCCTATCTGAATGAGGTGTTTCTTGGTCAGGATGGCCGTCGCGCCGTGCATGGCTTCGGCCTGGCGAGCCAGTACTTCTTTGGACAGCCGCTGGCCGAGTTGAAGCTTCCGCAGGTAGCTCTGCTGGTCGGCATGGTGAAAGGTCCGACTTACTACAATCCTCGCCGCAACCCCGAGCGGGCGTTAGAGCGGCGCAATCTGGTTCTCGATCTGCTGGCTGAACAGCAGGTCGTCAGCGCTGAGGTCGTAGCCAAGGCCAAGCAGGCACCTTTGGGCGTGACCCAGCGTGGCAGCATGGCGGACAGCTCGTATCCGGCGTTCCTCGACCTCGTCAAACGCCAGCTGCGCGAGGATTATCGAGATGAGGACCTTACCGAAGAGGGCCTGCGAGTCTTCACCAGTTTCGATCCGATCCTTCAACTGAAGGCCGAGCAGGCCATGAGCGAAACGCTCAAGCGCCTCGGCAAGAGCACCGAGGGCGTTGAGGGCGCGATGATCGTGACCAACCCTGAAACCGGGGAGATTCAGGCAATGCTGGGCGGTCGCCAGCCTGGGTACGCCGGCTTCAACCGGGCATTGGACGCGTCGCGGCCGATCGGCTCGCTGATCAAACCTGCCATCTACCTAGCCGCGCTCGAGAAGCCCAGCCAGTACACGCTGACCAGTCTGCTCGAAGATGAGCCCTTTTCGGTCAAGGGTGCGGACGGGCAGATATGGAAGCCGCAGAACTATGGCCGTCAGGCTTACGGCACCGTCTATCTCTATCAGGCGCTCGCCAACTCCTACAACCTGTCAACAGCGAGGCTGGGACTCGATCTGGGCGTACCGAATGTACTGAAGACACTCGAGCGGCTGGGGGCCTCGCCGAAATGGCCGGCTTATCCCTCGATGTTGCTCGGCGCGGGTGGGCTGAGGCCGATCGAAGTGGCGGACATGTACCAGACGCTCGCCAATGGTGGCTTCAATACACCGTTACGCGGCATCCGCAGTGTGCTGACAGCTGACGGCGAACCGCTCAAGCGCTATCCGTTTCAGATTCAGCAGCGCTTCGATCCGGGAGCCATCTACCTTACGCAGTACGCGATGCAGCGCGCCATGAGCGAGGGGACGGGGCGATCTGCCTACAATCGTCTGCCGCGGTCGCTCAATCTGGCCGGCAAGACCGGCACCACCAATGATTCGCGTGACAGCTGGTTCGCCGGCTTCAGCCAGGATTTGCTGGCGGTGGTCTGGTTGGGGCGTGATGACAACGGTAAGACGTCGCTGACCGGGGCAACGGGTGCGCTGCAGGTGTGGAGTGATTTCATGCATCGTGCTGATCCGCTTCCTCTGCAGATGCCGATGCCGGATAACGTGGCTTATGCCTGGGTAGATGCTAGAAGTGGTCTGGGCACCGATGAGCGTTGTCCGGATGCCGTACAGATGCCCTATATTCGCGGCAGCGAACCAGCCGCAGGACCTGGCTGCGGCATTCAGGCACCTGCGGAGTCGGTCATGGATTGGGTGCGTGGCTGGCTGCAATAGCAGCGCGGTCCGCGGTGCATCTCGTGCTATTTGTCGAAGAGGTTGTAATTAGTGAACAAGCAGTGGATGACTGTTGTTGCAGCGGTGGCTCTGATTCAGGGCTGTGCCACCGTGGATCGCCGCTCGATTCCGGTTGTTGATGCGGGGGCTCCCGTGTCCGAGGAAATTGCCGCTCGTCAGGGCTATCGTGCGCCGGCCGCCGCGGCGCCGCGTCAGCAGCAGGAGGACTCAGGTGTGGTCGTAATGGTGCCGCAGGGCACCTCTGCACCTCTTGAGACATTCGCCGCGCCTGATGTGCCGTTCTCCGGCGCGATCGATACGACGAGCGGGACGCAGCAGCCAGCCTGGCAGCCTGCACCTTCGATATCCGCCCCGGTCAGTGCGCCTCAGCCAAGCATGCCCAGTGGCATTCCCTCGTCCCGTAGTGGCCTAGCTGCCGACGAGCAACTCGATGGTCCCGTCCTGGCTCTGCTGACCACTGCCCAGCAACAGCAGGGTGGTGGCGACTTGAATGGTGCTGCATCCAGCCTCGAGCGTGCCCAGCGCATCGCTCCGCGCGAGCCGCAGGTGCTTTATCGCTTGGCTCAGGTTCGTCTGGCTCAAGGCGATGCAACGCAGGCCGAGCAGCTGTCACGGCGCGCGCTGAGTTATGCCGGTGACCGCCCGGCCTTGCAGGCGAGCCTGTGGGAGTTGATCGCTCAGGCGCGCGAGAGGCAGGGCGACAGCGCAGGTGCCGCTCAGGCTCGTGAGCGCGCCAAGGTCAGCCTGTGATGGATAAGCGCCTGCCGGCGGTCGCGCAGCAGCTGCTATTGATCGAGCGTGAGCTGCGGGCGTTGGAGCTTTGGGGTGTCGAGAGTCCGGGAGCGGAGGCGCTTGCCAGTGTCGAACCGTTTTGCGTAGATACGCTGCGGTTCGAGGAGTGGCTGCAATGGATTTTCCTGCCCCGGATGAAAAACATCGTTGAGGCGGATCATCCATTACCGGCTGTGTCTGGCATCTGTGCAATGGCTGAGATGGCCTATCGAGATGCGCAAGTCGCGAGCCTGCTAGAGGCGTTGCGAGGCTTCGACGAGCTGATCGATGCGCCTAGCGCCTCGGGTTCATGAGGCGCTGCTGTAGCACGTTCTCGCTCAGTGGCTTGATCAGTTGCAGTGCTCGGCGATTTTGTCGCGGGTTTCAGCGATCCGCGCCTGCCGCTCTTCTTCGGTAACCCGCCGGGTTTCGCCATTGTCCTCGACGCGCACGCGTGGATTGTTCTGCAACTGGGCCAGGTTCGTGCGCATGCTTTCGCAATAACGCTTGCGCTCAGCTTCCTGGGCGGCGACCTGCTGTTTAACCTTGCGGTCAATGCTGTTTTGGTCTGCCTCGCTACCGGTTTCATCCGGTGCGCTGGTGTCTGGCTTCGCGGCTGGTTTTGCCGGCGCCGTCACTGTGTTGACAGTTTCCACCTGCTGACCTTGCGGCGGTTGTGCGCCGAAGTGCGTAACCCCCTGAGCGTCTACCCACTTGTACACCTGGGCAGCCATGACGTTGCCGCAAAGCGCCAGTAGCAAGCCGCCCGCAAGAAACATGAATCGCATGTTTTTACCTTCGTTGAAATCGGAAACCGGCGGTCACTATACCCAAAAGCCAACGCGCTGCTTCTGCACCCTGTCACAGCTCAAGGTTGCTCAAACACAACGGCAAGCTTGACTTGCTGGTGCTGAATCCGAACAATTCGAAGCTTGCTGTCCTGAGTCGCCTCGCCGCAAGCGATACCGGCTCAGTCTAGACAGACATGAGGTGCTACCCGCGCCGACCTGCATCACCCGCAACGCGTTACCTCGCGCTGGGCGGAGAGCCCGAGACACCAGGGTCTCTTCCAATACTGGCTCAGTCAGTGGCTGACGTAGTCGGCGACCACCGTCGCTCATGCCCTGCTAGCAGTAAACCTATTTCTGGCGGCTCCGACTTGGAATCGCTATCTGGCGTTTCAGAGGTGAACAACGTGGAACTCTTATCCGGCGCTGAAATGGTCGTCCGCTCCCTGCGTGACGAAGGCGTTAAGTACATCTACGGGTACCCGGGCGGTGCCGTCCTGCATATCTACGATGCGCTTTTCAAGGAAAAGGCCATCGAACATATCCTGGTTCGTCACGAGCAGGCCGCCACGCACATGGCTGATGGCTATGCGCGCGCGACCGGCAAGGCCGGCGTGGTGCTGGTGACATCCGGACCAGGGGCGACCAACGCCATCACCGGTATCGCCACTGCCTTCATGGACTCGATCCCGATGGTGGTCATCTCCGGTCAGGTGCCGAGCACCATGGTCGGCACCGATGCCTTCCAGGAAACCGACATGATCGGTATCTCCCGGCCGATCGTTAAGCACAGCTTCATGATCAAGCATCCTTCGGAAATCCCCGAAGTGATGAAGAAGGCGTTCTATCTCGCCGAGTCTGGCCGCCCTGGGCCGGTTGTCATCGACATTCCGAAGGACATGACCAACCCGGCCGAAAAATTCGAATACGTCTATCCGAAGAAGGCCAAGCTGCGTTCGTACAGCCCGGCCGTGCGTGGGCATTCGGGCCAGATTCGCAAGGCGGCAGAACTGCTGCTGGGCGCCAAGCGGCCCATCATCTACGCCGGTGGCGGCGTGATTCTGGGCAAGGCCTCAGCGCAGCTGACCGAGCTGGCGAAGATGCTCAATCTGCCGGTGACCAACACCCTGATGGGCCTGGGGTGCTTTCCCGGCAGCGACCGCCAGTTCGTCGGCATGCTCGGCATGCACGGCAGTTACACCGCCAACCTGGCGATGCATCACTCCGACGTGATCCTGGCGGTTGGTGCCCGCTTCGATGACCGCGTGATCAATGGTGCGAGCAAGTTCTGCCCGAACGCCAAGATCATCCATATCGATATCGACCCGGCGTCCATCTCCAAGACCATCAAGGCTGACATCCCGATCGTCGGTCCTGTCGACAGCGTGCTTACCGAGATGGTCGCTATCGTCAAGGAGATCGGTCAGGCGCCTAATGCCGAGACTGTGGCCAGCTGGTGGAAGCAGATCGACGAGTGGCGCGGTAATGGCCGGCTGTTCCCCTACAACGAGGGCGATGGTTCGATCATCAAACCGCAGGCCGCCATCGAGGTGCTCTGCGAGGTGACCAAGGGCGAGGCCTATGTCGCCTCGGACGTTGGTCAGCATCAGATGTTCGCCTGCCAGTACTACAAGTTCGACAAGCCCAACCGCTGGCTCAACTCGGGCGGCCTCGGCACCATGGGCTTCGGCCTGCCGGCAGCCATGGGAGTGAAGCTGAACTTCCCCGAAGCCGACGTCGCGGTGGTGACGGGTGAGGGCAGCATCCAGATGAACATCCA
Encoded here:
- a CDS encoding AAA family ATPase, which gives rise to MSQALIAALQNPACYPHPAEGCRVIETHISWVILTGTYAYKIKKPVDFGFLNFTDLAARKHFCEEELRLNQRMAPDLYLEVLPVSGSPEAPEINGTGEPFEYVLKMREFPQTQLLAELQARGELTDAHIDALAEQIAQFHQSTPQVPEGHALRSADAIVAPMRQNFEQIRPLLSEAADLRQLDALEEWTETSVERLRPLLDQRCQQGFVRECHGDLHLGNATLIDGSVVLFDCIEFNEPFRLIDVASDAAFLAMDLEDRGLKCQARRFINGWFEHTGDYAALALLNLYKAYRALVRAKVSLFRLYQEQDAVQRKVIVRQYRSYANLAESYSAIPSRFLAITHGVSAVGKSHVALRLVEALGAIRLRSDVERKRLHGEQSEAQQGQLDTGIYSRQASDETYQRLHQLATTALQAGFSVVIDAAYLKQQQRQDAWQAAETTGVPFLILDCQAPDAVIAQWLAQRQAEGVDPSDATMDVVHAQQASREALSESERLHSRRVDTQDAGSLDELVASIRQHLPGL
- the mrcB gene encoding penicillin-binding protein 1B; the encoded protein is MTKPRSSRTRSKRRSAGARPWLGWAIKLSIVGLVILAGFAIYLDAVVQEKFSGKRWTIPAKVYARPLELFVGQKLDKNDFLAELDALGYRREKAVSGPGGASVAGNDIELHTRGFQFYEGAEQSQRLRVRFSGDFVAGLNAGNGSATPVARLEPVLIGGLYPAHNEDRILIKLDQVPPYLIETLVAVEDREFFNHFGVSPKSIARAVWVNLTAGQVRQGGSTLTQQLVKNFYLTNERSLNRKATEAMMAVLLELHYGKEEILEAYLNEVFLGQDGRRAVHGFGLASQYFFGQPLAELKLPQVALLVGMVKGPTYYNPRRNPERALERRNLVLDLLAEQQVVSAEVVAKAKQAPLGVTQRGSMADSSYPAFLDLVKRQLREDYRDEDLTEEGLRVFTSFDPILQLKAEQAMSETLKRLGKSTEGVEGAMIVTNPETGEIQAMLGGRQPGYAGFNRALDASRPIGSLIKPAIYLAALEKPSQYTLTSLLEDEPFSVKGADGQIWKPQNYGRQAYGTVYLYQALANSYNLSTARLGLDLGVPNVLKTLERLGASPKWPAYPSMLLGAGGLRPIEVADMYQTLANGGFNTPLRGIRSVLTADGEPLKRYPFQIQQRFDPGAIYLTQYAMQRAMSEGTGRSAYNRLPRSLNLAGKTGTTNDSRDSWFAGFSQDLLAVVWLGRDDNGKTSLTGATGALQVWSDFMHRADPLPLQMPMPDNVAYAWVDARSGLGTDERCPDAVQMPYIRGSEPAAGPGCGIQAPAESVMDWVRGWLQ
- a CDS encoding tetratricopeptide repeat protein yields the protein MTVVAAVALIQGCATVDRRSIPVVDAGAPVSEEIAARQGYRAPAAAAPRQQQEDSGVVVMVPQGTSAPLETFAAPDVPFSGAIDTTSGTQQPAWQPAPSISAPVSAPQPSMPSGIPSSRSGLAADEQLDGPVLALLTTAQQQQGGGDLNGAASSLERAQRIAPREPQVLYRLAQVRLAQGDATQAEQLSRRALSYAGDRPALQASLWELIAQARERQGDSAGAAQARERAKVSL
- a CDS encoding YqcC family protein; its protein translation is MDKRLPAVAQQLLLIERELRALELWGVESPGAEALASVEPFCVDTLRFEEWLQWIFLPRMKNIVEADHPLPAVSGICAMAEMAYRDAQVASLLEALRGFDELIDAPSASGS
- a CDS encoding DUF4124 domain-containing protein, producing the protein MRFMFLAGGLLLALCGNVMAAQVYKWVDAQGVTHFGAQPPQGQQVETVNTVTAPAKPAAKPDTSAPDETGSEADQNSIDRKVKQQVAAQEAERKRYCESMRTNLAQLQNNPRVRVEDNGETRRVTEEERQARIAETRDKIAEHCN
- a CDS encoding acetolactate synthase 3 large subunit, which codes for MELLSGAEMVVRSLRDEGVKYIYGYPGGAVLHIYDALFKEKAIEHILVRHEQAATHMADGYARATGKAGVVLVTSGPGATNAITGIATAFMDSIPMVVISGQVPSTMVGTDAFQETDMIGISRPIVKHSFMIKHPSEIPEVMKKAFYLAESGRPGPVVIDIPKDMTNPAEKFEYVYPKKAKLRSYSPAVRGHSGQIRKAAELLLGAKRPIIYAGGGVILGKASAQLTELAKMLNLPVTNTLMGLGCFPGSDRQFVGMLGMHGSYTANLAMHHSDVILAVGARFDDRVINGASKFCPNAKIIHIDIDPASISKTIKADIPIVGPVDSVLTEMVAIVKEIGQAPNAETVASWWKQIDEWRGNGRLFPYNEGDGSIIKPQAAIEVLCEVTKGEAYVASDVGQHQMFACQYYKFDKPNRWLNSGGLGTMGFGLPAAMGVKLNFPEADVAVVTGEGSIQMNIQELSTCLQYDLPVKIINLNNGALGMVRQWQDMVYNSRYSHSYMESLPDFVKLAEAYGHVGMRITDLKDLKPMMEEAFAMKDRLVFLDIAVDTAEHVYPMQIKDGAMRDMWLSKTERT